The Anabrus simplex isolate iqAnaSimp1 chromosome 1, ASM4041472v1, whole genome shotgun sequence genome window below encodes:
- the LOC136857723 gene encoding uncharacterized protein isoform X1 yields the protein MDQVHLSHENCSVAMEDDGGVECTTTPEWLDTNFLTTVVRQIEKDDDITVTSSRITYAVGKGDNYLSQMLRAKVKYTKSNGASADRDLIVKCLPMGEFMQTMMTESGTFKREIFTFYRVLPGMYKLVKEMTPQNAAPVSCLSYHCPQPNALVLEDLRPLGYKMANRRTQLDLEHCKVALRTLARFHGMSVALYKEDPSYIEEYKETTFSEETRDAARNVMYFPIKDLSEVVLKWPGYERFSEKLRNLSNTCIDKMIELLKPRPGTLRVLNHGDIWTNNILFKYSETTGEVIDCRLVDFQLCRFASPALDLQFFFYTTPQSEVRLKHYDDMLRVYHETLCDTLKSLGCEEDLISFQELQAEMEYNRLNGLIASCGILVIILADPEDAMDFSKLSSEDIGKVNLMNNAQNGARYQKVFKDLLLHFEEKGLL from the coding sequence TGTTGCTATGGAAGATGACGGTGGTGTCGAATGTACGACGACTCCAGAGTGGCTAGACACGAACTTTCTAACAACGGTTGTGAGGCAAATCGAGAAGGATGATGACATCACAGTCACCAGTAGCCGGATAACTTACGCCGTTGGTAAGGGTGATAACTACCTGAGTCAGATGTTACGGGCAAAAGTTAAATACACAAAAAGCAATGGTGCCTCTGCTGATCGCGATCTAATTGTAAAATGTCTCCCTATGGGTGAATTTATGCAGACGATGATGACAGAAAGTGGAACCTTCAAGCGAGAAATATTCACATTCTACCGAGTACTTCCAGGCATGTATAAACTCGTGAAGGAGATGACCCCCCAGAATGCTGCTCCAGTATCTTGTCTGTCTTACCATTGCCCCCAGCCGAACGCTCTGGTACTGGAAGATCTCAGGCCGTTGGGATACAAGATGGCCAATAGGCGAACCCAGTTAGATCTAGAGCATTGCAAAGTTGCTCTGAGAACTCTTGCTAGATTTCATGGAATGTCCGTGGCTTTATACAAAGAAGATCCTAGTTACATAGAGGAATACAAGGAAACTACTTTTTCGGAGGAAACCAGAGATGCTGCAAGGAACGTGATGTATTTCCCGATCAAAGATTTATCTGAAGTGGTGTTAAAATGGCCTGGGTATGAGAGATTTTCAGAGAAACTCCGTAACTTAAGTAACACTTGTATAGATAAGATGATAGAATTATTGAAGCCGCGACCAGGAACACTGAGAGTTCTCAACCACGGAGATATATGGACTAATAACATTTTATTTAAGTACTCAGAGACTACGGGCGAAGTGATAGACTGCAGGCTAGTGGACTTCCAGCTATGTCGGTTTGCTTCTCCAGCACTAGATCTTCAGTTCTTTTTCTACACGACTCCACAAAGCGAAGTGAGGTTAAAGCATTACGATGACATGTTACGAGTGTACCACGAGACTCTGTGTGACACTCTCAAGAGCTTGGGATGTGAAGAAGATCTCATCAGTTTCCAGGAGTTGCAGGCTGAGATGGAATACAACAGACTGAACGGTCTTATCGCTTCCTGTGGTATATTAGTTATAATTCTGGCGGACCCTGAAGACGCCATGGACTTCTCTAAATTATCTTCTGAAGACATAGGGAAAGTGAATTTAATGAATAATGCCCAGAACGGCGCCCGTTACCAGAAAGTGTTTAAAGACTTACTTCTTCATTTCGAAGAGAAAGGACTGCTTTGA
- the LOC136857723 gene encoding uncharacterized protein isoform X3, whose protein sequence is MEDDGGVECTTTPEWLDTNFLTTVVRQIEKDDDITVTSSRITYAVGKGDNYLSQMLRAKVKYTKSNGASADRDLIVKCLPMGEFMQTMMTESGTFKREIFTFYRVLPGMYKLVKEMTPQNAAPVSCLSYHCPQPNALVLEDLRPLGYKMANRRTQLDLEHCKVALRTLARFHGMSVALYKEDPSYIEEYKETTFSEETRDAARNVMYFPIKDLSEVVLKWPGYERFSEKLRNLSNTCIDKMIELLKPRPGTLRVLNHGDIWTNNILFKYSETTGEVIDCRLVDFQLCRFASPALDLQFFFYTTPQSEVRLKHYDDMLRVYHETLCDTLKSLGCEEDLISFQELQAEMEYNRLNGLIASCGILVIILADPEDAMDFSKLSSEDIGKVNLMNNAQNGARYQKVFKDLLLHFEEKGLL, encoded by the coding sequence ATGGAAGATGACGGTGGTGTCGAATGTACGACGACTCCAGAGTGGCTAGACACGAACTTTCTAACAACGGTTGTGAGGCAAATCGAGAAGGATGATGACATCACAGTCACCAGTAGCCGGATAACTTACGCCGTTGGTAAGGGTGATAACTACCTGAGTCAGATGTTACGGGCAAAAGTTAAATACACAAAAAGCAATGGTGCCTCTGCTGATCGCGATCTAATTGTAAAATGTCTCCCTATGGGTGAATTTATGCAGACGATGATGACAGAAAGTGGAACCTTCAAGCGAGAAATATTCACATTCTACCGAGTACTTCCAGGCATGTATAAACTCGTGAAGGAGATGACCCCCCAGAATGCTGCTCCAGTATCTTGTCTGTCTTACCATTGCCCCCAGCCGAACGCTCTGGTACTGGAAGATCTCAGGCCGTTGGGATACAAGATGGCCAATAGGCGAACCCAGTTAGATCTAGAGCATTGCAAAGTTGCTCTGAGAACTCTTGCTAGATTTCATGGAATGTCCGTGGCTTTATACAAAGAAGATCCTAGTTACATAGAGGAATACAAGGAAACTACTTTTTCGGAGGAAACCAGAGATGCTGCAAGGAACGTGATGTATTTCCCGATCAAAGATTTATCTGAAGTGGTGTTAAAATGGCCTGGGTATGAGAGATTTTCAGAGAAACTCCGTAACTTAAGTAACACTTGTATAGATAAGATGATAGAATTATTGAAGCCGCGACCAGGAACACTGAGAGTTCTCAACCACGGAGATATATGGACTAATAACATTTTATTTAAGTACTCAGAGACTACGGGCGAAGTGATAGACTGCAGGCTAGTGGACTTCCAGCTATGTCGGTTTGCTTCTCCAGCACTAGATCTTCAGTTCTTTTTCTACACGACTCCACAAAGCGAAGTGAGGTTAAAGCATTACGATGACATGTTACGAGTGTACCACGAGACTCTGTGTGACACTCTCAAGAGCTTGGGATGTGAAGAAGATCTCATCAGTTTCCAGGAGTTGCAGGCTGAGATGGAATACAACAGACTGAACGGTCTTATCGCTTCCTGTGGTATATTAGTTATAATTCTGGCGGACCCTGAAGACGCCATGGACTTCTCTAAATTATCTTCTGAAGACATAGGGAAAGTGAATTTAATGAATAATGCCCAGAACGGCGCCCGTTACCAGAAAGTGTTTAAAGACTTACTTCTTCATTTCGAAGAGAAAGGACTGCTTTGA